In the genome of Paracoccus tegillarcae, one region contains:
- a CDS encoding zinc-ribbon domain-containing protein, with the protein MGELRLKCPECGTEYRLAEGAIPAAGRNVECSSCGHVWLQPGNAPAPATKAPQATPESAPKTPAASQPQPQLNRPLPASVLSVLQEEAELSRRQRGGEVAPPAAPPKQPPGEPAEDWPATTVTDGASVGASMTLPLATDRPQTGPAPSRHINAKPSRPAQAAPAHQTMEETVTRTTPHRADPPPEPQKEAADLSSIARPIDDHGSSAYRRGLRWSIAIAAALLLVYLAAPRLADQGAPGAKLMEWRIAVDDGRNWLHQRLFAPQTETD; encoded by the coding sequence ATGGGCGAATTACGGCTGAAATGCCCGGAATGTGGCACCGAATACCGGCTGGCCGAGGGCGCGATCCCGGCGGCAGGGCGGAATGTCGAGTGCTCGTCCTGTGGTCACGTGTGGTTGCAGCCGGGAAATGCACCTGCGCCGGCCACCAAAGCGCCGCAAGCAACACCGGAATCGGCACCAAAAACGCCGGCAGCTTCGCAGCCGCAACCGCAGCTGAACCGCCCGCTACCAGCCTCGGTCCTGTCGGTGCTGCAGGAAGAGGCCGAACTGTCCCGCCGGCAACGTGGCGGCGAGGTGGCGCCACCTGCCGCACCGCCGAAACAGCCGCCCGGCGAGCCCGCCGAGGACTGGCCCGCCACCACCGTCACCGACGGGGCCTCTGTCGGTGCCAGCATGACGCTGCCGCTGGCTACGGACAGGCCACAAACCGGTCCGGCGCCGTCACGCCACATAAACGCCAAACCAAGCCGCCCGGCTCAGGCCGCGCCCGCCCATCAGACGATGGAAGAAACCGTCACGCGCACCACACCGCACCGCGCCGATCCGCCCCCCGAGCCACAGAAGGAGGCCGCCGATCTTTCGTCGATCGCCCGGCCCATCGATGATCACGGTTCTTCGGCTTATCGGCGTGGCCTGCGCTGGTCGATCGCCATCGCGGCGGCATTGCTGCTGGTCTATCTGGCCGCGCCACGCCTTGCCGATCAAGGCGCGCCCGGCGCCAAACTGATGGAGTGGCGCATCGCGGTTGATGATGGCCGAAACTGGCTGCATCAGCGCCTTTTTGCACCGCAAACCGAGACTGACTGA